From Gottschalkiaceae bacterium SANA:
TGCTTTTCTTCACATAAAGTATCGCCTGTTGTTGTTACTTTCAAACCAACTGCAGCAGCGATATCCCCGGCATACACCATTGGGATTTCTTCACGAGAGTTCGCATGCATCTGAAGGATACGGCCAATTCTCTCTTTCTTGCCTTTCGTTGAGTTGAATACGTAGCTGCCTTTTTCCAAGGTACCAGAGTACACACGGAAGAAAGAAAGCTTTCCAACAAATGGGTCAGTCATGATTTTGAAAGCCAAAGCAGCAAACGGCTCTTCATCAGAAGCGTGCTTTTCGATTTCATCACCTGAATCTGGATCTTCCCCTTTAATGGCAGGAACGTCCAATGGTGATGGCATATACTCGAGAATCGCATCCAATAAAAGCTTAACACCTTTATTTTTATATGCAGATCCACACATAACCGGGAAGATTTTACAACCGATTGTTGCTGTTCGGATACCTTCTTTGATCTCAGCTTCAGTCAAATCGATACCTTCTAGGTATTTTTCCATCAATTCTTCGTCATGCTCTGAAATCGATTCAATCATCTTCTCGCGAAATTCTTGTGCTTTTTCCATATGATCTTCTGGAATTTCACGTTCTTCAATTTCTTGACCAATCTCATCAATATAGTAGTACGCCTTCATTTTTACAAGGTCAATGATTGCATTGAAATCTTCTTCTGTTCCAATCGGTAATTGGATCGGAACAACATTGGCTTTCAATCGTGCTTCCATTGTTTCCACTGAGTAATAGAAGTTCGCACCCATTTTGTCCATCTTATTTACGAAGCAAATACGAGGAACGCTATACTTATCCGCTTGTCTCCAAACGGTTTCTGTTTGAGGTTCAACCCCTTGTTTCGCATCATACAACGCGACTGCACTATCCAGTACGCGAAGTGATCGTTCAACTTCAACAGTGAAGTCAACGTGGCCTGGTGTATCGATGATGTTAATTCTCGTTCCATTCCAGAACGTCGTCGTCGCAGCGGAAGTAATCGTAATTCCACGCTCTTGCTCTTGCTCCATCCAGTCCATTTGTGACGCGCCATCATGCGTTTCACCAATTTTATGGGTTTTGCCTGAGTAGAACAGAATTCGTTCCGTTGCGGTCGTCTTTCCCGCATCGATATGAGCCATGATGCCGATATTTCGTGTGTCTTTCAACGAATACTCTCTAGGCATCTCACTACTCCTTTCTACATCCTAACCAACCATAGCAAACCCGGGCATCATTGATGCCCAGGTTTCTATGAAACTACCATCTATAATGTGCAAACGCCTTGTTCGCATCAGCCATTTTATGCTGGTCTTCTCTTTTCTTAACAGAAGCTCCTGCATTATTAGCTGCGTCCAAGATCTCTTTTGCCAAACGCTCGCGCATTGTACGCTCGCCACGCTTGCGGCTGTATCCTACCAACCAACGAAGCCCTAGTGTCTGACGACGCTTAGGTCGAACTTCCATTGGCACTTGGTAAGTCGCACCACCGACACGGCGTGCTTTTACTTCCAATACAGGCATGATGTTTGCTAACGCTTTGTAGAAAACCTCAAGAGGCTCTTCTCCAGATTTCTCTTTGACAATCTCAAACGCGCCATAAACAATTGCTTGAGCCGTTCCTTTTTTACCGTCTAGCATAACACTATTAATCAACTTCGATACAATCACGTCGTTGTATAGTGGATCTGCCATGATCTTTCTTACTGGCACATGTCCTTTTCTTGGCACTTTCTTCCCTCCTTAATCTTACATTAAATCATAGGTACTCGACTGATTTCGTCGTGCGTGCTTAGTGTAACAAATACTGGGCATATGCCTGTGTATATTGTTAACTAAGAGCAGTTTCGCACTACTTCTTAGGTCTTTTCGCACCGTACTTTGATCGAGCTTGACGACGTGCTTCTACACCAGATGTATCCAAAGTTCCTCGGACAACATGGTATCGAACGCCGGGAAGGTCTTTAATACGACCACCACGAATCAACACAACACTATGTTCTTGTAGGTTGTGACCAATTCCTGGAATGTACGCAGTAACTTCCTCACCATTAGTCAGACGTACCCTCGCGATTTTACGTAGCGCTGAGTTCGGTTTTTTCGGAGTAACCGTTTTTACCGACGTACAAACACCGCGTTTCTGTGGCGAGTAGCTCATCGTTCCCGCTTGTTTCAAAGAGTTGAAACCTACGTTTAGATGACGTGACGTTGACACATTCACTTTGCTCTTTCTGCCTTGTTTTACCAATTGGTTAATTGTAGGCATTGTTTTGTGCACCTCCTTGCATCATTTGATTATTGCAACTGAAGCAGCTCCAACTTCAATTCCACAAGCCGTTCCCAGCTCTTTCATAGAATCGACGAAGATTACTTCAAGATTTGCCTTATGGCAGAGTTCTAATATTGGATTCTTCACTTTCCCATCCGCATCTTTTGCCAGATAAACTCGCACCACTTGGCCTGTGGCTATGGCGCGACGGGTTTGTTTCATACCCACTATTTTATTTGCTTCCTTAAGATGCTTTAAGTCCATTGAGAACCTCCTTGCATGAAAATCGAAGGAGCATTATGCTCCTCCAATACATCAACTTTATCAGTGTATCATCAGACTGTATGGGTGTCAACATTAACCGATAATTTCATCAATCAATGATTGCTCTTCCAAAACATTCGGCTCATACTCAACTTGAAGTCCAACCTTTCGATATCGATCCAAACCGGTACCAGCCGGGATCAAGTTACCGATGATGACATTTTCTTTCAATCCCACCAAGTGGTCGGTCTTTCCTTTAATCGCCGCATCCGTTAAGACACGAGTCGTTTCCTGGAAGGAAGCGGAAGACAAGAATGATTCAGTTGCAAGGGAAGCTTTCGTAATCCCCAACAAAACGCGATCGCAAGTCGTTGGTTCCAGCCCCTTCTCAATCAGTTCACGATTCTTCGCTTCAAACTTCAAGCGAGCAACAAAGCTACCCGGCAAGAATTCCGAATCTCCAGGCTCATCAATTTTCACCTTATTCAACATTTGGCGAACAATGACTTCAACGTGCTTATCATTGATATCTACACCCTGAAGTTTGTATACACGCTGAACCTCTTGAATAATATAATTTTGAACACCTTGAACACCCTTGATTCGTAGAAGATCATGCGGATTCAAAGAACCTTCCGTCAATGATTCACCTGCTTCAACCATGTCGCCATCCTTCTTGCAAAGGCGAGCGCCAAATGGAATTCCGTAGGTTTTTGCTTCCCCTTCGTTATCGGTTACCGTAATTTCACGCTTGTCGCCCAAGTCGCCAATCATAACCGTACCTGTAAGGTCGGAAATAATGGCCAAGCCCTTAGGCTTTCTTCCCTCGAAAAGTTCCTCGACACGCGGAAGACCTTGGGTGATATCACCACCAGCGACACCGCCGGTATGGAAGGTACGCATGGTCAACTGGGTACCCGGCTCACCGATGGATTGCGCCGCGATAATTCCGACTGCTTCACCAACATTGACGGCTCCACCTGTTGCCAAGTTTTGTCCGTAACAAGTTCCACAAACACCTTGTTTCGACTCACAAGTCAATACGGAACGAATTTCCACCTCTTCAATTCCGGCGGCAACAATCTTATCCGCCATTTCAGTTGTGATATATCCATTCTTCTTAACAAGTACTTCTTTTGTTTTTGGATGAACCAACTCATTGACAGAATATCTTCCGGCAATTCGTTCTTCCAATTTTTCAATCATGGCATTGTCGTCAACAAAAGCACGAGCAATAATTCCTTTTGTCGAACCACAATCATCTTCACGAATAATAATTTCTTGACTGACATCAACAAGACGACGAGTCAAATATCCTGAATCGGCAGTACGAAGAGCGGTATCTGTCAGACCCTTTCTCGCTCCGTTAGAGGAGATAAAGAATTCCAAAACGGAAAGTCCTTCGGAGAAGGATGCCCGAACCGGAATCTCGACGGTATGACCGGAAGCATTGGCCATCAAGCCACGCATGCCGGCAAGCTGTCGGATCTGAGCTTTCGAACCACGGGCTCCGGAGTTCGCCATGATCTGAATGTTATTTAATGGATCGAGGCTATCCATCAAGGCTTCTGTAACCTTGTCTGTCGTATCACCCCAAATTCGAATAACATTGTTGTAGCGTTCTTCCTCTGATATCAAACCACGTCGATAGGCGCGTTCATATTTTTCCACTTCAATTTCGGCCTCGGCCAAAAGAGGTTTTTTCTCTGGCGGTACATTGATATCGCTAAAGGCGATCGTAATGGCACCAATGGTTGAATAGTGGAAGCCCATTTCCTTGATATGATCCAAGGTTACAGCCGTAATCATATTGCCGTGAACACGGAAGCAACGTTCAATGATATTTGACAACATCTTTTTGTCGACCAAAACATCAACTTCCATATTGTAATTTCCATCTGCACGATCAATAAATCCAAGATCCTGTGGGATATCCTTATTGAAAATAAATCGACCCACGGTAGACTCTACCAACTTACCACGATCACCAGCAGACCTCTTCACACGCACTTTTACCTTAGCATGCAGACCCACTTTTTTCGTTAAATAAGCCATCATCATCTCGTCATAATCCGAGAAAACCATACCCTCGCCCGCTTCTCCATCAATTTCCATGGTTAGGTAGTAGGCGCCCAAGATCATATCCTGGGTAGGTGTAGTAATTGGATGACCTGCCTGAGGAGCCAAGATATTATTGATGGACAACATCATAAATCGAGACTCAGCCTGAGCTTCAGCAGAAAGCGGAACGTGGACAGCCATCTGATCACCATCAAAATCGGCATTGTAGGCTGTACATACCAATGGATGCAACTTGATCGCTTTTCCATCTACCACTACTGGTTCAAAGGCTTGAATGCCCAATCTATGCAAGGTAGGTGCACGGTTCAAAAGTACCGTATGCCCCTTGATTACTTCTTCAAGAATTGGCCAAACCAAAGGTTTTACTTTCTCGACAATGCGTTTTGCACCCTTGATGTTATGGGCATGTCCCTGTTCAACAAGCTCTTTCATTACGAAAGGTTTAAACAGCTCCAGGGCCATTTTTTTCGGCAATCCACATTGATAGAATTTTAATTCTGGTCCAACAACGATAACCGAACGACCCGAGTAGTCAACCCGTTTACCCAAAAGGTTTTGACGGAATCGACCCTGCTTTCCTTTCAACATATCAGAAAGGGATTTCAAAGGTCTGTTGCCAGGTCCTGTTACAGGACGGCCCCGACGACCATTGTCAATCAAGGCATCAACAGCCTCTTGCAGCATTCGTTTCTCATTGCGAACAATGATGCTCGGCGCATTCAAAGACAAAAGACGATTTAATCGGTTGTTGCGGTTGATCACACGTCGATACAAATCATTCAAATCCGAAGTTGCAAAACGGCCACCATCCAATTGAACCATCGGACGAAGATCTGGCGGAATCACTGGAATTGCTTCAAGAACCATCCACTCCGGCTTATTACCCGATGTCCGGAAGGCTTCAATCACTTCTAATCGACGAATGATTTTTACCTTTTTCTGTCCAGAACTCGTTTTTAAATCAGCTTTCAATTGCTTAGCTTGTTGCACCAATTCAACTCTTTGCAACAATTCCTTAACAGATTCAGCACCCATGCCCGCTCGGAATGTATTTCCGAATTGATCATAAGCTTCCGCAAATTCGCGTTCTGTTAAGATTTGTTTGTATTGTAGATTGGTATCTCCTGGATCCAAGACTACATAAGCTGCAAAATACAAGACACGTTCCAAAGAACGAGGCGACATGTCCAAGGTTAATCCCATTCGAGATGGGATTCCCTTGAAGTACCAGATATGCGAAACAGGAGCGGCCAATTTGATATGGCCCATTCTCTCTCGTCGCACCTTCGCCTTTGTTACCTCAACGCCACAGCGATCACATACGACCCCTTTGTAGCGAACTCGTTTATATTTACCACAATGACATTCCCAATCCTTCGTCGGTCCAAAAATCTTCTCACAGAACAATCCGTCTTTTTCCGGTTTTAGCGTTCTGTAGTTGATTGTTTCAGGTTTTTTAACTTCGCCCCGCGACCAACTTAAGATCTTTTCTGGAGACGCCAATCCAATTCGTATTGCCTCGATATTACTGAAATCGAACAAGAAGCTTCTCTCCTTCCATCAACCCGTTACTCAGGTTTTTTTTCCAATTGTGCAACGCCAGATTCTAGAGAAAAATCTGTCGGTGACTGAATCTCTGTATCATCGTCCTTAAGTTCAACCATTGATTCATCTTTTCCGATCAAGGTGATATCCAATGCCAAACTCTGCAATTCCTTAATCAATACTTTGAAAGATTCAGGGATGCCAGGTTCTGGAATGTTTTCTCCCTTGACAATGGCTTCATAGGTTTTAACACGACCCACAACATCATCCGACTTCACAGTCAAAATCTCTTGAAGTGTATGTGCAGCACCGTATGCCTCAAGGGCCCAAACTTCCATCTCACCAAAACGCTGACCACCAAATTGCGCCTTGCCGCCCAAAGGCTGCTGCGTAACAAGAGAGTAAGGTCCGGTTGAACGAGCATGAATCTTGTCGTCAACCAAATGGTGAAGTTTCAGCATATACATATATCCGACCGTAACCCGATTATCAAACGGATCTCCAGATCGTCCATCACGCAATTGAATCTTACCGTCGCTAGGCAAGCCAGCTTGAGTCAATGCGTCGATAATATCCGAGTGCTTAGCTCCGTCAAATACTGGAGTGGCAACATGCCAACCCAAGGCTTTCGCGGCCATACCAAGATGCACCTCAAGAACCTGTCCAATATTCATACGCGATGGTACGCCCAATGGGTTCAAAACAACATCCAAAGGTCTTCCATCTGGCAAGAACGGCATATCTTCTTCAGGAAGAACACGAGAGATAACACCCTTGTTACCATGACGTCCACACATCTTATCGCCTACTTGAATCTTACGTTTCGTTGCAATATACACACGAACCGTCTCATTAATGCCTGCTCCCATCTCATCGCCGTTTTTGCGAGTAAAGACCTGAACATCCACAATGATTCCTTCTTCACCGTGAGGAACGCGTAAAGAGGTATCTCGCACTTCTCGCGCTTTCTCACCGAAGATGGCACGCAAAAGACGTTCTTCTGCAGTCAGTTCCGTTTCACCCTTTGGTGTTACTTTACCGACCAAAATATCCCCAGGGAAAACTTCAGCACCAATGCGAATAATCCCACGC
This genomic window contains:
- the fusA_1 gene encoding elongation factor G produces the protein MPREYSLKDTRNIGIMAHIDAGKTTATERILFYSGKTHKIGETHDGASQMDWMEQEQERGITITSAATTTFWNGTRINIIDTPGHVDFTVEVERSLRVLDSAVALYDAKQGVEPQTETVWRQADKYSVPRICFVNKMDKMGANFYYSVETMEARLKANVVPIQLPIGTEEDFNAIIDLVKMKAYYYIDEIGQEIEEREIPEDHMEKAQEFREKMIESISEHDEELMEKYLEGIDLTEAEIKEGIRTATIGCKIFPVMCGSAYKNKGVKLLLDAILEYMPSPLDVPAIKGEDPDSGDEIEKHASDEEPFAALAFKIMTDPFVGKLSFFRVYSGTLEKGSYVFNSTKGKKERIGRILQMHANSREEIPMVYAGDIAAAVGLKVTTTGDTLCEEKHPVILESMVFPDPVIAVAIEPRTKAGQDKMGIGLQKLAEEDPTFRTYTDEDTGQTIIAGMGELHLEIIVDRLLREFKVEANVGAPQVAYKESITTKTEVDMKYAKQSGGKGQYGHVKIIMEPLEPGAGYEFVDAIKGGAVPREYIPAVNNGIVEASANGVLAGFPVSDFRVTLYDGSYHDVDSSEMAFKIAGSMAFKKGMQKANPTLLEPYMKVEVTVPEEYMGDVMGDVSSRRGRIESFGDRFGVKEIQCYVPLSEMFGYATDLRSMTQGRGNYSMELDHFEAVPKSIAEKIMEGKI
- the rpsG gene encoding 30S ribosomal protein S7; translated protein: MPRKGHVPVRKIMADPLYNDVIVSKLINSVMLDGKKGTAQAIVYGAFEIVKEKSGEEPLEVFYKALANIMPVLEVKARRVGGATYQVPMEVRPKRRQTLGLRWLVGYSRKRGERTMRERLAKEILDAANNAGASVKKREDQHKMADANKAFAHYRW
- the rpsL gene encoding 30S ribosomal protein S12, which encodes MPTINQLVKQGRKSKVNVSTSRHLNVGFNSLKQAGTMSYSPQKRGVCTSVKTVTPKKPNSALRKIARVRLTNGEEVTAYIPGIGHNLQEHSVVLIRGGRIKDLPGVRYHVVRGTLDTSGVEARRQARSKYGAKRPKK
- a CDS encoding 50S ribosomal protein L7Ae-like protein — translated: MDLKHLKEANKIVGMKQTRRAIATGQVVRVYLAKDADGKVKNPILELCHKANLEVIFVDSMKELGTACGIEVGAASVAIIK
- the rpoC gene encoding DNA-directed RNA polymerase subunit beta', coding for MFDFSNIEAIRIGLASPEKILSWSRGEVKKPETINYRTLKPEKDGLFCEKIFGPTKDWECHCGKYKRVRYKGVVCDRCGVEVTKAKVRRERMGHIKLAAPVSHIWYFKGIPSRMGLTLDMSPRSLERVLYFAAYVVLDPGDTNLQYKQILTEREFAEAYDQFGNTFRAGMGAESVKELLQRVELVQQAKQLKADLKTSSGQKKVKIIRRLEVIEAFRTSGNKPEWMVLEAIPVIPPDLRPMVQLDGGRFATSDLNDLYRRVINRNNRLNRLLSLNAPSIIVRNEKRMLQEAVDALIDNGRRGRPVTGPGNRPLKSLSDMLKGKQGRFRQNLLGKRVDYSGRSVIVVGPELKFYQCGLPKKMALELFKPFVMKELVEQGHAHNIKGAKRIVEKVKPLVWPILEEVIKGHTVLLNRAPTLHRLGIQAFEPVVVDGKAIKLHPLVCTAYNADFDGDQMAVHVPLSAEAQAESRFMMLSINNILAPQAGHPITTPTQDMILGAYYLTMEIDGEAGEGMVFSDYDEMMMAYLTKKVGLHAKVKVRVKRSAGDRGKLVESTVGRFIFNKDIPQDLGFIDRADGNYNMEVDVLVDKKMLSNIIERCFRVHGNMITAVTLDHIKEMGFHYSTIGAITIAFSDINVPPEKKPLLAEAEIEVEKYERAYRRGLISEEERYNNVIRIWGDTTDKVTEALMDSLDPLNNIQIMANSGARGSKAQIRQLAGMRGLMANASGHTVEIPVRASFSEGLSVLEFFISSNGARKGLTDTALRTADSGYLTRRLVDVSQEIIIREDDCGSTKGIIARAFVDDNAMIEKLEERIAGRYSVNELVHPKTKEVLVKKNGYITTEMADKIVAAGIEEVEIRSVLTCESKQGVCGTCYGQNLATGGAVNVGEAVGIIAAQSIGEPGTQLTMRTFHTGGVAGGDITQGLPRVEELFEGRKPKGLAIISDLTGTVMIGDLGDKREITVTDNEGEAKTYGIPFGARLCKKDGDMVEAGESLTEGSLNPHDLLRIKGVQGVQNYIIQEVQRVYKLQGVDINDKHVEVIVRQMLNKVKIDEPGDSEFLPGSFVARLKFEAKNRELIEKGLEPTTCDRVLLGITKASLATESFLSSASFQETTRVLTDAAIKGKTDHLVGLKENVIIGNLIPAGTGLDRYRKVGLQVEYEPNVLEEQSLIDEIIG